DNA from Asticcacaulis sp. ZE23SCel15:
GGCCCCCAGCCGTCGATCTCCTTGACCGTATCTTCGACAAACGGATGCCAGTAGCGCATGCCTATAAAGGTCTTCACCTCAGCGCCAGTGATGGTTTTTTTACAGTGCGCCGCCAGAGCTTCACTTTGCGCAAGTGTTTGCGCCAGTATCGGTGAGCCGCCGCCCATGAAATTGTAATTGGCCTGCGCGGATTTTTCACGCGTCGTTGATATCAGCCGGGCCACAAAATGGCGCAGGCCAAACGGCAGGCTGATGATATATTTATCTTTGAACAGATTATAGAGAAACGGCTTTACGTCCTTGTTCTCCAAGGGCCCGCCCAGATTGAACAATAAAACCGCAACTTTTTTCATCAGCCTCTGATCCGTTTCAGTGCATTTTCGACATGGGCGATCGGGGTATCCAGAAATATACCGTGACCCAGATTGAAGATGTACGGCCCCTGCCCCCACGCCTCAAGCAACCGGTCAATGGCAGCATCAAGGGCCACACCGCCCGACCTTAACACTACGGGATCAAGCGCGCCCTGGATTGGTTTTATCTGTTGTAATTCACGGCCCAGTTTCAGCGGGGTCGCCGTCCCCAGCGCCAGAGCCTCGACATTCACGGCCTCAAGGTAATCAAACAACCGCACCTCAGACCCCCGCGGAAAGCCAATGATCGGTAAGGTCACGCCCAACTCCCTCACCCGTGCGATCAGTTTTTTGTGCGGCGCGATGATCAGTTCGTCAAAGTAAGGATCGGGCAAACCTTCTGCCCAGCTTTCAAAGATTTTAAGCACCTGCGCGCCAGAGTCCGCCTGCATCTTCAGATAATGGGCCGACGCTTCGATGACGATATCCAGCAGTTGCGCGACATAGGTTGGATTATCGTACACAAACGCCCGGATCAAAGTGCGATCCTGCGCTTTGCGGCCATTGAGCATATAGGTCATGACGGTCCACGGCCCGCCGCAAAACCCGATCAGCGTGGTTTTAGCCGGATCAATTGCGGCCCGCACCCGCATCAGGGTTTCACCGACGTTTTTAAGGTGTACGCCCGCCTGACCCGCCAGATCGCGCATGGCCTCTAATGCGGGTAGTTCCCCAAGCACCGGCCCCTCACCGGCTTCAAAGGCGACATTCTGACCCAAGGCTTGTGGGATCACCAGTATGTCTGAAAACAGGATCGCCGCATCGAATCCAAAGCGCCTTATCGGCTGCAAAGTGGCCTCAGCCGCCTTCTCCGGATTGAGGCAGAACGAGATGAAATCAGGTGTGGTGGCGCGTAAAGCCCTGTATTCCGGCAGGTAGCGTCCGGCCTGACGCATGAACCATACCGGGGGTATGGCTTGGGTCTGGCCATTTAGGGCCTTAAGGATCGGGGCCATAAGCACTGAGGAAGGTTCAATCGTCATATCTGCCACAACTAACTTGGTCAAGCCTGCCGTATTATCCGGATATGGGCTTCAATGACATAATAAAATAATAAAAGGAAGCAGTGGTAGTAGGTGGCTTAATGAACGGGACAATTTGGCGCACGCACGCGCTTATCGCGGGTTTTTCACAGTTCAAAATTAATGAAAAATTTACTTTTCACAGCCTGTGAAAAGGCGGGATAATTAACCAAATATTAGGAATCCTTAAAAAATTCTTAATGCTTAACGGTAGGTAAATATACAGGGTTAATGAAAGATTAACTTACCCACAACGGGCCCGATATAAAACCCCCAGCGCGCCGGATTGGGGAAAATCATGGGACGCTTGCAGGATATCTTAACCCTTTTCCTCAATCACAGGGGCAGGGCACAGCGCTTGACTTGACGGGGGAATTACGCACGAACTTATACGCGGGTTTTCCCCAAATTCGATACACAGATATATTTTGCCATCTTTGAAAACTGTAAGCCGAAAGCCGGAATTATGACCTCGGACAGCCTGAAAACCCTATCCTCTAAGATTGGCACCTATTTTCATGTCCATCTGGTCTCGGACTCAACCGGCGAAACCCTTAATGCTCTGGCGAAGGCGGCGGCGGCGCGCTTTGAAGGCATTTTGCCGATTGAACACATCTATGTGCTGATCCGCTCACCCAAGCAGCTTGACCGGGCACTGGTCGAGATCGAAAGCTTTCCGGGCATTGTGTTACATACGATTGTCGATTCAGAGTTGCGCACCAATCTGGAAATCCGCTGCCGCGAATTGGATATACCGGCGATTGGCGTGCTTGACCCGATGGTGGTGGCGTTTTCGCGCTATCTGGGGGCGGCGGTCTCTAAGCGCATCGGCGCCCAGCACAATCTTGATAATGAATATTTTGAACGTATCGAAGCGCTCAACTACGCCATTGCCCATGATGACGGCGCTCTGGCCGACCGTCTGGCCCAGGCCGAGGTCATTCTGGTGGGTGTGTCGCGCACCTCAAAGACACCGACCTGCATCTATCTGGCTCACCGCGGCATCAAGGCCGCCAATATTCCGCTGGTGCCGGGCAGTCCACTGCCCGAAGAAATTGATAATCTGACCGAGCCGCTAATTGTTGGCCTGATTGCCTCACCTGAGCGGCTGATTTCGATCCGTAAAAACCGGCTGCTGTCGCTGAATAATGACGATCGGCCCTCGACCTATACCGACACCGAGGCCGTCCGTAACGAGATCATCGCCGCCCGCCGGTTTTTTGAGCGTAAAGAATGGCCGGTGATCGATGTCACCCGCCGCAGTATCGAAGAAACCTCAGCGGCGATTATCAGCTTACTTAATGAAAAGCGGACAGGCAGGTTAGGCGGGATTTAAGTATCGCAGGGGACTTGTCCCCTGCACCCCGAAACGATAATTCATCACGTCTCTATGGGTTATTCACCCGGTTATGGGGTGCAGGGGTTTGCAACCCCTGCGAAAAGAAAAGCTTATCTAATATGACTGAAAACCTGATCCTTGCTTCCGGCTCTAAAATCCGCGCCACCTTGCTGACCAATGCGGGTTTAAGCTTTGACGTTATGCCCGCCCATATCGACGAAGAGGCGATTAAGGATGAATATCTGGCTCGCGCCCATAGTCCTAAATCGGTGGCCCTGAAACTGGCGCAGGAAAAGGCGCTCCACATATCCCTGCGCCACGACGGTCTGGTGATCGGGGCGGATTCGGTCGTTGAGATTAATCGTGACCTGATCAGCAAATCCGACACCTTTGAGGCGGCGAGGACCCTGCTTAAGCGCTTTAGCGGTCAGACCCATTACCTTCATTCGGCGGTGGCTCTGGCGCAAGGCGGGCAGATCGTCTGGTCCCATGTCGGCACGGCGGAACTGAGCGTGCGCCGCCTGAACGATGCTTTTATCGATGGCTATCTGGCGCAGGCTGGCGAAGAGGTGTTGAAAAGCGTAGGCTGTTACCAACTCGAAGGGCTGGGGCTGCAACTGTTTGATGACATTCGCGGCGATTATTTTACAATTCTGGGCCTGCCCATGCTGCCACTGCTGAACCAATTGCGTCACTTAGAGGTCATTGCATCATGATTGAGACCTTACCCACAGGGGCGGCGAAAGTGGCCGGCGTGGTTGGCCAGCCGATCCACCAGTCCTTAAGCCCGTTTTTGCATAACGCCTGGTTGCGTGAATTGCGCCTCAATGGGGTCTATGCGCCGTTTTCACCCAAGGACGAGCATGGTTTTGAACGCCTGATCCTGTCGTGCCGGACCAATGGTATCAAGGGATTGAATGTCACCGCCCCGTATAAGGAAATCGCCCTTAAACTGGCCGACAGCTATTCCGATATAGCGCTTTCCTGCGGTTCGGCTAATCTGCTGGCCTTTGATGATGAAGGTCATGTCCATGCCAATTCCACCGATGGGCTCGGGCTGATCCGGGCGTTTGAACTGCAATCGCCCGGTTGCGACCTGAAGAAGCCGGTTGCGATCATGGGGGCAGGGGGCGCGGCCCGCGCGGTCATCGCCGCCCTGCTAGCCAGGGGTTGCACCGATGTGCGCATCGTCAACCGCACCATCGCCCGCGCCGAAGAACTGGTTTTTGCCTTCAAAGACGGCGTGTCGGCCTTTGATGTCACCCAGATCGCGCGCGCCTTTGACGGGGTGAGCGCGATCATCAACGCCGCCTCCGGCGGGCCCTTGCCGCTATTTGATCACGCGCCAGAAGATGCCACGGCTATGGATATGACCTATCGGCCACTCAAAACCGCGTGGTTACAGGCGGCGGAGGCGAGGGGGCTTAAGCTGGTTGATGGCCTGAATATGCTGATTGAGCAGGCGCGGCCGTCGTTTGAAGCCTTTTATGGCGAAGCGCCGCCTGCCGAATTTGATATCCGCGATCTGGCCCTGCGCTATCTGGGGGAAGTTCTGTGACCAAAAAGCCTGTAATAAGATTGGGCCTGACCGGCTCAATCGGCATGGGCAAATCGACGGTCGCGAAGATGTTCGCGGATCTGGGCGTGCCGGTCTGGGATGCTGATGAGGTGGTCCATCGGCTTTATGCGACCTCGCAACCCCTGAAAGATAAGCTATGTTTGGCGTTCGGGGTGATCCTGAAAGACAACAGCATCGACCGCGCCCGTTTGTCGGAAATCCTGAAAGCTGATCCGTCGAAGTTTGCGGTACTGGACGCCATTGTCCATCCCTTGGTGCGCGAAGATCGTGCTGGCTTTATGGAAACCCATAGGGACTCACCGCTGGTTCTTGCCGATATTCCGCTGCTGTATGAGACCGGGTCTGAGAAAAACCTCGACTATGTTCTGGTGGTGAGTGCCCCGCCGGAGGTGCAAAAAGCGCGCGTTATGGCCCGCCCCGGCATGACTGAGGCCAAGTTTAACGATATTCTGTCGCGCCAGATCAGTGATGCTGAAAAACGTCAGCGGGCTAACTTTCTGATCCTGACCGATCAGCCGCTTGAGGCGACCCGCGCCGAGGTGGCGGCACTGTACACCAAATTAATCTACGGCAATCTGGACAAACCCCTGCGAAGCAACCCATAAAAAAGCATGGCCAGAGAAATTGTCTTCGATACCGAAACCACCGGCATTGACCCCAGGGCGGGGCACCGCCTGATTGAAATCGGCTGTGTCGAGCTTGAGGATCTTTTGCCGACGGGTCGCAGTTTGCACCGCTACATGGACCCTGAGCGGATTATCGAGGCTGATGCCACGCGCATCCACGGCATCACCAATGAGATGGTGGCGGGAAAGCCGAAGTTTGCCGATCTGGCCGAAGAATTCCTGAACTTTGTAGGTGACAGCCGCATCATTGCCCATAATGCCAGCTTTGACCGCGGCTTCATCAATATGGAGCTGGAGCGCCTAGGTCGTGTGACGTTGCCGGAGACCCAGTGGCTCGATACGCTTGAGATTGCGCGTAACGTCTTTCCGGGTATGGCCAATTCGCTGGATGCCCTGTGCCGACGCTATAATATTTCGCTGGCCGAGCGCGATAAGCACGGCGCTTTGCTTGATGCGCGGCTGCTGGCCGACGTTTATCTGGAACTGATGGGCGGCAAGGAGCGGGGGCTGGACCTCGCCATGGCCAGTGACTTTGGTGAGGATGGACTGGCCTATAAGGCCAAACCCTACGGCCCGCGCCCGAAACCTTTGCCATCGCAAATTCATCCGGAGGAGGCGCAGGCTCACAAAGCGTTTATAGCTAAGTACCTGAAAGACAAGGCCCTCTGGCCTGCGGATACCAACTACCAATAAACACAAAAGACAAACCGAAGCGTCGGGCCGCCCCGAGCTTCGGTTTGACAATATTGAACCGATAAAAAGTAACCGCAGGGCAACTTTTTATCGAACTCACTTAGGCCTGACCGGCAGTTTCGCCGATAGAGCCTGCGTTCTTTTGCGACATGTAAAGCGCCGCGAAATCGATTGGCTCGACCATGAACGGCGGGAAGAAGCCACCATCAGCCGTGACATCCGAAATGATACGGCGTGCAAACGGGAACAGGTAGCGCGGACATTCGACCAGCAGGGTCGGCTCGACCATATGTTGCGGGACATTAGCCAATTGGAACAGGCCACCGTAAACCAGTTCGATATTAAATACCGGCCCTTCGGGGTTAGTGGCCTTAACCGACAGCTTAAGATCAACCTCGAACAGGCCATCCGGGCGGCCCTTGGCGTTCATCTCCACGCCCATATCGACTTCGGGACGGACATCCATGCGCAGCGACTGCGGCGCGCGCGGGTTTTCAAACGAAAAATCGCGGATGAACTGGGCTAAAACCTGCATATTGGCGGGCAGGGCGGTGAGGCCTTCGGTCTGGGCCCCGTTTTGGGTGTTGGCTTCAGGAGCCACGGTATCAGTCATAACAAAACAACTCCGGCTATGGGCGCAAGGGTGCTGCGACCCGCGCTTTTTAGTGTAAAAACGCTGCTATCACGCAAGAAAACAATAAGCAATCGAACTGAACGGTTCCGTTTCCTTAAACTTTCCCTATATAGATAGTAAATCAAACACGCAAAGTAAGAGAGTTTAAAGGGATGTCGGTCGAACTGGTTATATTTGCGGTCATTGCCGTAGTGGTTTTGTTCCAGCTTTATAATGTCTTAGGCCGTCGCGTGGGCTTTAAGGTCGAGGACAAGCCTGCTCCCCGGATAAGCGAGGATGGTGACGGACCGGTTCGTATCGAAAAAAAGCCCGAAGCCCCGAAGTTTCCCAACCTCGAAGCGCTCAAAGCCCGCGACCCGCAATTCAATGAAATCAACTTCATTGAAAAGGCGCGCGAAACCTACGAAGGTGTCGTCGTGGCCTTCACCAAGGGCGATGTCGACCCGGTCAAGGATCGTCTGGCCGACAACGTCTATAATGTGTTCTCAAAAGCCGTTCAGAACCGCGATCCGTCGGCACCCAAGGAAAGCGTGACCTTTGTCGATGGACCCAAGGTCGATATGGAATTGATCGATTTCAAGGATGACTTCGCGCATATCCGTGTGCGTTTCCTGTCGGAACTGCTCTATCAGACTGAGGCCGCAAAGCCTGCTGAGCCAACCGTGCCGGAAACCGATGTACTGCCGGTGCCGGTTGAGGCTAAGAAAACCCATAAGCGCACCGCCGAATACTGGACGTTCCATAAGAACCTGAAATCCGGCAATAATCCGTGGCTGCTGGCCAAGGTCGAGGCGGCCAAGGCGTGAGGTTAAAACTACTGGCGGGCCTTGCACTGTCGGCAATGTTGGCCGCGTGCGCGCAAACCCCTAAACCTGTAACGCCGACCCCGCTGCCGCCGGTAACACCCAAACCCGCGCCGGTTCCCGAACCGTCTTCGCCCCTTAAACCCCTGGCCAGTCTGCCTGGATGGGGTCTGTCGGATTCTTTTGTGGCGTTTGAAGCGCTGCGCGGGACATGCGCTTATAAAAAAGGCCGGCAGTATCAGCGCGTGTGCGAAAACCTAAGCCACACTGATTTTGCGGGTCCTGATGATATCAAAGCCTTTTTCGAAGCCAATTTTGGAGTCGAGGGTCTGGACGGTGAGGGGCTGCTGACGGCCTATTTCGTGCCGGAATATGAAGCAGTCTCAGCACCCGATGCCGAATTTTCGCAACCTGTGCGCCTTAAACCTGCTGATCTGGTGATTGTGCGTGGCGATCAGATGTTTCCGCCGCAAACAGCCACTAAGGTCGCTGCACGTGTGGTCGACGGCCAATATGTCCCGTATTACACCCGCGCTGAGATCGAAGCCCAACCTGCCGAAACCCCGCTTTATATGCGGCCTGAAGACTATTTCTTCATGCAGCTTCAGGGGTCAGGCTATCTGGAATTACCGGACGGGTCCAAGTTTCTGGCCGCCTATGCTGCCGATAATGGCCACCCGTTTGTGGGGATTGCAAAGCCCATGGTAGATCGCGGAATCTGGAAAAAGACAAATCTTCCGGCGACAATATCCGCGCCTGGCTGGCGGCCAATCGTGGCGATGTGGCGCGCGAGATGATGAATCTCAATCCGCGTTATGCGTTTTTCAAGATCGAAGATCCGCACGATCCGCTGGGTGCGGCGGGTGTGCCCTTGCCGGGCGGATCAGCGATTGCGGTTGATCCGGCGCACCATCAGTACGGCGACCTGTACTGGATCGATGCCAATGCGGGCGCGTTAAAAGACGCCTTCCCGCAGTATCAGCGCATGGTCTCGGCGCTCGATACCGGCGGCGCGATCAAGGGTAAAATCCGGGCGGATCTGTATATGGGCCACGGCGCCCGTGCCGGTACCGAAGCGGGCCGCGTCAAACACAAACTTAAAATGTGGCGGATCGTACCTAAACATTAAAGGCGACCCGGATCGTCCGCACCAACATATAACCCAATATGCCGGTGGCGCACAAAAACACGCAAAAGCGCAAAATGACGATATTGTGCACCGCCTGTATCAGCGAATGGACGATCCGCAGGCCCACATAGATCCACGCCAGCGTTATAAACAGGCGATCGCCCCAGCCGCTCAGGTGAATGACGCTGCTTAAGGCATAGAACAGCACGGGCTGCTCCAGCAGGTTGGCATAGTTATCGGCAGGGTCACGGGCATAGGGCGGCAATTGCGCCAGTAGCCGCTTATCGGTCAGGCGCTGCGGGTCTACCTTATGGGCAAACAAAGCCGTTATGCGGGCGGCATAAAGCCAAACCAGCATCAGCATCGTCCACGCAATCAGGGCCAGAACCGGGTGCAACATATCCGGTACTATAATCTGAAATTCCTAAGATAACGCCACCGCCCTCAAGAAGCGCAGCGTTAGGGCAACTAAAAAAGCGCTCAAGAAGCGAAGCGGTAGCGCACTAAAAAAAACCCTTGACCC
Protein-coding regions in this window:
- a CDS encoding MAPEG family protein: MLHPVLALIAWTMLMLVWLYAARITALFAHKVDPQRLTDKRLLAQLPPYARDPADNYANLLEQPVLFYALSSVIHLSGWGDRLFITLAWIYVGLRIVHSLIQAVHNIVILRFCVFLCATGILGYMLVRTIRVAFNV
- a CDS encoding pyruvate, water dikinase regulatory protein, encoding MTSDSLKTLSSKIGTYFHVHLVSDSTGETLNALAKAAAARFEGILPIEHIYVLIRSPKQLDRALVEIESFPGIVLHTIVDSELRTNLEIRCRELDIPAIGVLDPMVVAFSRYLGAAVSKRIGAQHNLDNEYFERIEALNYAIAHDDGALADRLAQAEVILVGVSRTSKTPTCIYLAHRGIKAANIPLVPGSPLPEEIDNLTEPLIVGLIASPERLISIRKNRLLSLNNDDRPSTYTDTEAVRNEIIAARRFFERKEWPVIDVTRRSIEETSAAIISLLNEKRTGRLGGI
- a CDS encoding Maf family protein, which translates into the protein MTENLILASGSKIRATLLTNAGLSFDVMPAHIDEEAIKDEYLARAHSPKSVALKLAQEKALHISLRHDGLVIGADSVVEINRDLISKSDTFEAARTLLKRFSGQTHYLHSAVALAQGGQIVWSHVGTAELSVRRLNDAFIDGYLAQAGEEVLKSVGCYQLEGLGLQLFDDIRGDYFTILGLPMLPLLNQLRHLEVIAS
- the hemE gene encoding uroporphyrinogen decarboxylase; translated protein: MTIEPSSVLMAPILKALNGQTQAIPPVWFMRQAGRYLPEYRALRATTPDFISFCLNPEKAAEATLQPIRRFGFDAAILFSDILVIPQALGQNVAFEAGEGPVLGELPALEAMRDLAGQAGVHLKNVGETLMRVRAAIDPAKTTLIGFCGGPWTVMTYMLNGRKAQDRTLIRAFVYDNPTYVAQLLDIVIEASAHYLKMQADSGAQVLKIFESWAEGLPDPYFDELIIAPHKKLIARVRELGVTLPIIGFPRGSEVRLFDYLEAVNVEALALGTATPLKLGRELQQIKPIQGALDPVVLRSGGVALDAAIDRLLEAWGQGPYIFNLGHGIFLDTPIAHVENALKRIRG
- a CDS encoding Tim44/TimA family putative adaptor protein, with the protein product MSVELVIFAVIAVVVLFQLYNVLGRRVGFKVEDKPAPRISEDGDGPVRIEKKPEAPKFPNLEALKARDPQFNEINFIEKARETYEGVVVAFTKGDVDPVKDRLADNVYNVFSKAVQNRDPSAPKESVTFVDGPKVDMELIDFKDDFAHIRVRFLSELLYQTEAAKPAEPTVPETDVLPVPVEAKKTHKRTAEYWTFHKNLKSGNNPWLLAKVEAAKA
- a CDS encoding MltA domain-containing protein is translated as MRLKLLAGLALSAMLAACAQTPKPVTPTPLPPVTPKPAPVPEPSSPLKPLASLPGWGLSDSFVAFEALRGTCAYKKGRQYQRVCENLSHTDFAGPDDIKAFFEANFGVEGLDGEGLLTAYFVPEYEAVSAPDAEFSQPVRLKPADLVIVRGDQMFPPQTATKVAARVVDGQYVPYYTRAEIEAQPAETPLYMRPEDYFFMQLQGSGYLELPDGSKFLAAYAADNGHPFVGIAKPMVDRGIWKKTNLPATISAPGWRPIVAMWRAR
- the coaE gene encoding dephospho-CoA kinase (Dephospho-CoA kinase (CoaE) performs the final step in coenzyme A biosynthesis.), whose protein sequence is MTKKPVIRLGLTGSIGMGKSTVAKMFADLGVPVWDADEVVHRLYATSQPLKDKLCLAFGVILKDNSIDRARLSEILKADPSKFAVLDAIVHPLVREDRAGFMETHRDSPLVLADIPLLYETGSEKNLDYVLVVSAPPEVQKARVMARPGMTEAKFNDILSRQISDAEKRQRANFLILTDQPLEATRAEVAALYTKLIYGNLDKPLRSNP
- the dnaQ gene encoding DNA polymerase III subunit epsilon, which codes for MAREIVFDTETTGIDPRAGHRLIEIGCVELEDLLPTGRSLHRYMDPERIIEADATRIHGITNEMVAGKPKFADLAEEFLNFVGDSRIIAHNASFDRGFINMELERLGRVTLPETQWLDTLEIARNVFPGMANSLDALCRRYNISLAERDKHGALLDARLLADVYLELMGGKERGLDLAMASDFGEDGLAYKAKPYGPRPKPLPSQIHPEEAQAHKAFIAKYLKDKALWPADTNYQ
- a CDS encoding shikimate dehydrogenase, which encodes MIETLPTGAAKVAGVVGQPIHQSLSPFLHNAWLRELRLNGVYAPFSPKDEHGFERLILSCRTNGIKGLNVTAPYKEIALKLADSYSDIALSCGSANLLAFDDEGHVHANSTDGLGLIRAFELQSPGCDLKKPVAIMGAGGAARAVIAALLARGCTDVRIVNRTIARAEELVFAFKDGVSAFDVTQIARAFDGVSAIINAASGGPLPLFDHAPEDATAMDMTYRPLKTAWLQAAEARGLKLVDGLNMLIEQARPSFEAFYGEAPPAEFDIRDLALRYLGEVL
- a CDS encoding 3D domain-containing protein yields the protein MMNLNPRYAFFKIEDPHDPLGAAGVPLPGGSAIAVDPAHHQYGDLYWIDANAGALKDAFPQYQRMVSALDTGGAIKGKIRADLYMGHGARAGTEAGRVKHKLKMWRIVPKH
- the secB gene encoding protein-export chaperone SecB: MTDTVAPEANTQNGAQTEGLTALPANMQVLAQFIRDFSFENPRAPQSLRMDVRPEVDMGVEMNAKGRPDGLFEVDLKLSVKATNPEGPVFNIELVYGGLFQLANVPQHMVEPTLLVECPRYLFPFARRIISDVTADGGFFPPFMVEPIDFAALYMSQKNAGSIGETAGQA